One genomic region from Mycobacterium basiliense encodes:
- a CDS encoding LLM class flavin-dependent oxidoreductase: MSAVPLSILDLSPISAGGDAATALRNTIELARCAEGWGYRRFWVAEHHFVAVACASPAVLIGQIAAATNRIRVGSAAVQLSHTTAIAVTESFGMLDAFYPGRIDLGLGRSAQRRGVQPRDPARTRKPQPPRQSREVSGVVIPAPFDMRTLLQSERLQATLSILQQPEAVAPDFAEQVGDIVAMLAGTYQVDGFDVHAVPGEGAALTPWIFGSTKGPSARLAGELGLPFVASYHITPATALDAIEAYRDAFVPSATLQRPYVVVSADIVVADDTETAQHLASSYGHWVYSIRTGGGAVPYPDPDDCAPLTSEQLAVVTDRLATQFVGNPDEVAERMRALQRVTDADELVITSVTYRQQDRLRSHQLIARRWGLI, from the coding sequence ATGAGCGCCGTTCCACTGTCGATTCTGGACCTGTCGCCGATCAGCGCCGGCGGCGATGCTGCCACCGCCTTACGCAACACCATCGAGTTGGCGAGGTGCGCCGAAGGTTGGGGCTATCGCCGGTTTTGGGTCGCCGAGCACCACTTCGTCGCCGTCGCCTGCGCGTCTCCGGCCGTACTGATCGGACAAATTGCAGCGGCAACCAACCGGATTCGAGTGGGGTCGGCCGCCGTCCAGCTCAGCCACACCACCGCCATCGCGGTGACCGAGAGCTTCGGCATGCTCGACGCCTTCTACCCCGGTCGCATCGATCTGGGACTGGGCCGATCGGCGCAGCGCCGCGGCGTGCAGCCACGGGACCCGGCAAGAACGCGAAAGCCGCAACCGCCGCGCCAATCGCGGGAAGTAAGCGGTGTAGTGATTCCGGCGCCGTTCGACATGCGAACGCTGCTGCAAAGCGAGCGGTTGCAGGCCACGTTATCGATCCTGCAGCAGCCGGAGGCGGTGGCGCCCGACTTCGCCGAGCAGGTTGGCGACATCGTCGCTATGCTCGCTGGCACCTATCAGGTGGACGGGTTCGACGTGCATGCGGTGCCCGGTGAAGGCGCCGCCCTGACACCGTGGATCTTCGGCAGCACCAAGGGGCCTAGCGCACGGCTGGCGGGCGAGCTGGGGCTGCCGTTCGTGGCCAGCTATCACATCACACCCGCCACCGCGCTGGACGCAATCGAGGCCTACCGCGACGCGTTCGTTCCGTCGGCGACCCTGCAGCGGCCCTACGTTGTGGTCTCGGCCGACATCGTGGTCGCCGATGACACCGAAACCGCCCAGCACCTGGCATCCAGTTATGGACATTGGGTGTACTCCATTCGGACGGGTGGCGGCGCCGTCCCCTACCCGGATCCCGACGACTGTGCTCCCCTAACCAGCGAGCAGCTTGCGGTGGTAACCGACCGGTTGGCAACGCAATTCGTCGGGAATCCGGACGAGGTCGCCGAGCGGATGCGGGCACTGCAGCGGGTCACCGATGCCGACGAGCTCGTCATCACCTCGGTGACGTATCGACAGCAGGACCGACTGCGCTCCCACCAACTCATCGCACGACGCTGGGGGCTTATCTGA
- a CDS encoding NtaA/DmoA family FMN-dependent monooxygenase (This protein belongs to a clade of FMN-dependent monooxygenases, within a broader family of flavin-dependent oxidoreductases, the luciferase-like monooxygenase (LMM) family, some of whose members use coenzyme F420 rather than FMN.): MERKPIHLAAHFPGVNNTTVWADPGSGSQIEFDSFIHLARTAERGLFDFFFLAEGLRLREHRGRIYDLDVVGRPDTFTVLAALAGVTERIGLTGTINTTFNEPFEVARQFASLDHLSEGRAGWNIVTSSDAFTGANFRRGGFLEHADRYLRAEEFVTAAQRFWDSWAPDAVLANPATGVYVDPERIRSAEFSGKHFDVRGFATLPAGPQGYPVLLQAGDSEEGRAFGARHADALFTLHASLPEGQRYYADVKSRARSYGRDPNQLKVFPAVTFVIGDSRGDAEEKARYIQHQQVSGATAIAMLEQVWGRDLSDYDPDGPLPDVEPTSDFGITQGRVRHADSVAVARQYRERAQAENLSIRELVIAVTSRQQFVGTPEHIADEIDRYVQADACDGFILVPHLTPHGLDEFVDRVVPLLQERGAFRTAYTGATLREHLGLADR, translated from the coding sequence ATGGAGCGCAAACCGATTCATCTGGCCGCGCACTTTCCGGGAGTCAACAACACGACCGTCTGGGCCGACCCCGGCTCCGGTAGCCAGATCGAGTTCGATTCGTTCATCCATCTGGCCCGCACCGCCGAACGCGGGCTGTTCGATTTCTTCTTCTTGGCCGAAGGGTTGCGACTGCGCGAGCACCGCGGCCGGATTTACGACCTGGATGTGGTCGGCCGACCGGACACCTTCACGGTGCTGGCGGCGCTGGCCGGGGTCACCGAACGGATCGGTCTGACCGGGACCATCAACACCACGTTCAACGAACCATTCGAAGTGGCAAGGCAGTTCGCGAGTCTTGACCATCTGTCCGAGGGTCGAGCCGGCTGGAACATCGTCACCTCGTCGGATGCATTCACCGGTGCCAATTTCCGGCGCGGTGGCTTTCTCGAGCATGCCGACCGCTATCTACGGGCCGAGGAGTTTGTGACCGCGGCCCAAAGGTTCTGGGACAGTTGGGCTCCCGATGCGGTGCTGGCCAACCCGGCAACCGGGGTCTACGTTGACCCCGAGCGCATCCGAAGCGCCGAATTCTCGGGCAAGCACTTCGATGTGCGCGGTTTCGCTACTCTTCCGGCCGGGCCACAAGGTTATCCGGTTCTTCTGCAGGCCGGTGATTCCGAGGAGGGCCGGGCATTCGGGGCTCGGCACGCCGATGCGTTGTTTACCCTGCACGCGTCGTTGCCCGAAGGCCAGCGTTACTACGCCGACGTCAAAAGCCGGGCTCGATCCTACGGGCGAGACCCGAACCAGCTGAAGGTTTTTCCCGCGGTGACCTTCGTCATCGGGGACAGCCGCGGGGACGCCGAAGAGAAGGCGCGGTACATCCAACATCAGCAGGTCAGCGGCGCCACGGCGATCGCGATGCTCGAGCAGGTATGGGGCCGTGACCTCTCGGATTATGACCCCGATGGCCCGCTGCCCGATGTCGAGCCGACCAGCGACTTCGGCATCACCCAGGGGCGCGTTCGGCACGCCGATTCGGTTGCGGTGGCCCGCCAATATCGTGAGCGCGCGCAAGCGGAAAACCTGTCGATTCGGGAACTGGTCATCGCCGTCACCAGCCGTCAGCAGTTTGTCGGTACCCCAGAACACATCGCCGACGAGATCGACCGCTACGTCCAGGCGGATGCGTGTGACGGATTCATCCTGGTGCCGCACCTGACACCGCATGGTCTGGACGAATTTGTTGACCGGGTGGTGCCGCTATTGCAGGAGCGCGGCGCGTTCCGGACCGCGTACACCGGCGCGACGCTGCGCGAGCACCTGGGATTGGCGGATCGGTAG
- a CDS encoding MMPL/RND family transporter: MARTIRRFAVLVILCWVALTIATNIMAPQLQEVARTHSVALGPHDAPSLIAMKRIGKDFQQFDSDNTVMVVLEGQSALGDEAHRYYDALIARLSRDTAHVEHIDNFWGDRLTAAGSQSVDGKAAYAQLYLAGDQGGWQANDSVAAVQRIVQSVPPPPGLKAYVTGPGALSTDRVVFGDRSLQKITGISIAVIALMLLIAYRSLSTVLLTLLTVGTELTLVRGVISVLAVNHLVDLSTFTVNVLVTLAIAASTDYIIFLVGRYQEARTAGQNRELAYYSMFGGTAHVVLGSGLTVAGAMYCLSFTRLPYFQTLGAPCSIGLLVVVAASLTLAPAVIAISSRWTIFDPKRNTTTRRWRRIGTIVVRWPGPVLVATALISLIGLLALPKYQTNYDERHYIPTNAPSSIGYRASDRHFPPARMEPEVLMIETDHDLRNPTDMMLLDRITKAVFHLPGIARVQSITRPLGSPIEHSSIPFQLNMQNTITLENIGYLKNRVADMYRMTDQLQTMIELAQRQETLTRELTNTNHDMLTHTRHMQATTNQLRDQLANFDDYWRPIRSYFYWEHHCFDIPICASLRALLDAVDGVDKLSQDIATLTTDLDHIDTLQPQLLALIHPTILTMQTVKDLTQTTASTFSALITQMQDLTHNATAMGQALDASHNDDSFYLPPEAFDNPDFQRGLTLFLSPTGTAARFLITHQGDPATATGIAHIDPILQAASEAIKGTPLAAANLYLAGTAATYKDIHQGATYDLMIAIVASLCLVFMVMLAITRSIVAAAVIVGTVALSGGAAFGLSVLIWQHLLHMPLHWLVLPMAIIVMLAVGSDYNLLLVARFQEEITAGLNTGMIRAMANTGRVVTIAGLVFAFTMGSMITSDLRVVGQVGTTIMIGLLYDTLVVRAFMMPAVAALLGRWFWWPRRAPLPIRQSQVLAQRRAGVRGPERAALLQ, translated from the coding sequence ATCGCCCGGACGATCCGTAGGTTCGCGGTACTGGTCATTCTGTGCTGGGTAGCACTGACCATCGCAACGAATATAATGGCGCCGCAGCTGCAAGAGGTGGCGCGGACGCACTCGGTGGCGTTAGGCCCCCACGATGCCCCGTCTCTAATTGCGATGAAGCGGATCGGCAAGGACTTTCAGCAGTTCGACTCCGATAACACCGTAATGGTGGTATTAGAGGGTCAGTCCGCGCTCGGTGATGAGGCGCACCGGTATTACGACGCCCTGATTGCCCGGTTGTCGCGGGACACGGCTCATGTCGAGCACATCGACAATTTTTGGGGCGACAGGCTGACCGCGGCGGGCTCGCAAAGCGTTGACGGCAAGGCCGCGTATGCCCAGCTTTACCTCGCTGGCGATCAGGGCGGTTGGCAGGCGAACGATTCCGTTGCCGCGGTGCAACGGATCGTGCAGAGCGTGCCGCCACCGCCGGGTCTCAAGGCCTACGTAACGGGTCCCGGCGCCCTCAGCACCGATCGAGTCGTATTCGGCGACCGCAGTCTGCAGAAAATCACCGGGATCAGCATCGCGGTGATCGCGCTCATGCTGCTGATTGCGTACCGCTCGCTTTCGACCGTTCTCCTGACGCTGCTGACGGTCGGCACCGAACTGACGTTGGTGCGCGGCGTCATTAGTGTGCTTGCCGTCAATCACCTCGTGGACTTGTCGACCTTCACCGTCAATGTTCTGGTGACGCTGGCGATTGCGGCGTCGACGGACTACATCATTTTTTTGGTTGGTCGGTATCAGGAGGCCCGCACCGCCGGTCAGAACCGAGAACTGGCGTATTACAGCATGTTCGGTGGCACGGCTCATGTGGTCCTGGGCTCGGGCCTAACCGTGGCCGGGGCCATGTACTGCCTCAGCTTTACCCGCCTGCCCTACTTTCAGACCCTCGGCGCACCCTGCTCAATCGGACTGCTGGTGGTCGTCGCGGCCTCACTGACCCTGGCACCGGCGGTCATCGCCATCAGCAGCCGATGGACAATCTTTGACCCCAAACGCAACACCACCACCCGCCGCTGGCGACGCATCGGCACCATCGTGGTGCGCTGGCCCGGCCCCGTCCTAGTCGCCACCGCACTAATCTCACTGATCGGCCTGCTGGCCCTACCCAAATACCAAACCAACTACGACGAACGCCACTACATCCCCACCAACGCACCCTCCAGCATCGGCTACCGCGCCTCCGACCGCCACTTCCCCCCGGCCCGGATGGAACCCGAAGTCCTGATGATCGAAACCGACCACGACCTACGCAACCCCACCGACATGATGCTGCTCGACCGCATCACCAAAGCCGTCTTCCACCTACCCGGCATCGCCCGCGTCCAAAGCATCACCCGCCCCCTGGGCTCACCGATCGAACACAGCTCCATCCCCTTCCAACTCAACATGCAAAACACCATCACCCTCGAAAACATCGGCTACCTCAAAAACCGCGTCGCCGACATGTACCGCATGACCGACCAACTCCAAACCATGATCGAACTCGCCCAACGCCAAGAAACCCTGACCCGAGAACTCACCAACACCAACCACGACATGCTCACCCACACCCGACACATGCAAGCCACCACCAACCAACTGCGCGACCAACTCGCCAACTTCGACGACTACTGGCGCCCCATCCGAAGCTACTTCTACTGGGAACACCACTGCTTCGACATCCCCATCTGCGCCTCCCTGCGCGCACTGCTCGACGCCGTCGACGGCGTCGACAAACTCAGCCAAGACATCGCCACCCTCACCACCGACCTCGACCACATCGACACCCTCCAACCCCAACTGCTGGCCCTCATCCACCCCACCATCCTCACCATGCAAACCGTCAAAGACCTCACCCAAACCACCGCCAGCACCTTCTCGGCACTAATCACCCAAATGCAAGACCTCACCCACAACGCCACCGCCATGGGACAAGCACTCGATGCCTCCCACAACGACGACTCCTTCTACCTACCCCCCGAAGCCTTCGACAACCCCGACTTCCAACGCGGCCTCACCCTGTTCCTATCCCCCACCGGCACCGCCGCCCGCTTCCTCATCACCCACCAAGGCGACCCCGCCACCGCCACCGGCATCGCCCACATCGACCCGATCCTGCAAGCCGCCAGCGAAGCCATCAAAGGAACCCCCCTAGCAGCCGCCAACCTCTACCTCGCCGGCACCGCAGCCACCTACAAAGACATCCACCAAGGCGCCACCTACGACCTCATGATCGCCATCGTGGCCTCCCTATGCCTGGTCTTCATGGTCATGCTCGCCATCACCCGAAGCATCGTCGCCGCCGCGGTCATCGTCGGCACCGTCGCCCTCTCCGGCGGTGCGGCCTTCGGACTGTCCGTGCTGATCTGGCAACACCTCCTCCACATGCCCCTGCACTGGCTGGTCCTACCCATGGCCATCATCGTCATGCTCGCCGTCGGATCCGACTACAACCTGCTCCTAGTGGCCCGCTTCCAAGAAGAAATCACCGCCGGCCTCAACACCGGCATGATCCGCGCCATGGCCAACACCGGCCGCGTCGTCACCATCGCCGGCCTCGTCTTCGCCTTCACCATGGGCTCCATGATCACCAGCGACCTACGCGTCGTCGGCCAAGTCGGCACCACCATCATGATCGGACTGCTCTACGACACCCTGGTCGTCCGCGCCTTCATGATGCCCGCCGTCGCAGCCCTACTAGGCCGCTGGTTCTGGTGGCCACGTCGAGCCCCCCTACCGATCCGCCAATCCCAGGTGCTCGCGCAGCGTCGCGCCGGTGTACGCGGTCCGGAACGCGCCGCGCTCCTGCAATAG
- a CDS encoding MmpS family transport accessory protein, with amino-acid sequence MIRFVRRIWVPIVMAVVVVVGTAVVVRLHGVFGSHRYVPDTGNGDAIVAFNPKYVRYDVFGPPGAVSTINYLDEHAQPHEVVDVAIPWSLTIVTTLTAVIAHVVAQGDEQIIGCRITVNGEVRAERTANSHDAATSCLVKSA; translated from the coding sequence ATGATCCGCTTTGTCAGGCGCATATGGGTGCCGATTGTGATGGCTGTCGTCGTGGTGGTGGGGACAGCCGTTGTGGTGCGGTTGCATGGGGTTTTTGGTTCTCATCGATATGTTCCGGATACCGGCAACGGCGACGCGATTGTCGCGTTTAACCCGAAATACGTTCGCTATGACGTCTTCGGTCCCCCCGGAGCGGTCAGCACGATCAATTACCTGGATGAGCACGCCCAGCCGCACGAGGTTGTCGACGTAGCGATTCCCTGGTCGTTGACGATCGTGACCACGCTGACCGCGGTGATTGCCCACGTAGTGGCCCAGGGGGACGAGCAGATTATCGGTTGCCGTATCACCGTCAATGGCGAGGTACGTGCTGAACGCACAGCGAATTCGCATGATGCTGCGACCAGCTGCCTAGTGAAATCCGCGTGA
- a CDS encoding AMP-binding protein: MPIISTLRDRANTTPDREAFRFFDYAVGDEPQIDTLTWQELYARTTALAKYLASFNGHFERQRFAAISAPQGLDYIVGFLGALRAGWIPVPLPEPQGSLQDKRTGLVLADCSADAVLTTVSAEDAIRATLGSHHLSATTPVIALDALDDPCFGAPEDRDAWAAPQFDTGSYLQYTSGSTGNPKGARLSVHNVVENTNHILRDLFTAEDQTQNLPGSVVSWLPLYHDMGLMTNLFIPVLTGCPSTIMSPASFIRKPARWLQLVAQNDTPFTAAPNFAFDLAAARISDKDMAGRDLAHVSAMANGGERVQAGTIERFLDKFRPYNLKPTAVRPAYGMAEAVVYLATTKYGSSPTSTVFDSKSLTRGCAEPGTDKSSLTSTLVRYHRSGSQPLIRIVDPESQAEVEPGRIGEIWAHGANLSTGYHGAESQLNKDKFHAAIREPSAATPRSPWLRTGDLGFAFDEEFYIVGRIKDLVIQDGVNHYPEDIENTVNKFTGSRVASFSVPGELGENLIIAAEVKVEKLADESIRTDLSRMKKQVLAALSRLHGLRVTDFLLVPHGSLPKTTSGKISRAACAMRYESAELERIETLQ; encoded by the coding sequence ATGCCTATTATCTCGACGCTGCGGGACCGAGCAAACACCACTCCCGACCGGGAAGCATTTAGATTTTTCGACTATGCGGTCGGGGATGAGCCTCAAATTGACACGCTTACCTGGCAGGAATTGTATGCTCGAACCACGGCACTGGCTAAGTACCTGGCTAGTTTCAACGGACATTTCGAGCGTCAAAGATTCGCCGCCATATCCGCTCCTCAAGGATTGGATTATATTGTCGGATTTCTTGGGGCTCTTCGTGCCGGATGGATTCCGGTTCCATTGCCAGAACCCCAGGGGAGCCTGCAGGACAAGCGGACCGGCTTGGTTCTAGCTGACTGTTCGGCGGATGCGGTGCTTACCACGGTGTCCGCGGAAGATGCGATCAGGGCGACGTTAGGCAGTCACCATTTATCGGCCACCACTCCGGTCATAGCGCTGGACGCACTGGACGACCCGTGTTTTGGCGCACCTGAGGACCGCGACGCTTGGGCTGCGCCGCAATTCGATACGGGCTCATACCTGCAATACACATCCGGTTCGACGGGCAATCCCAAGGGGGCGCGCCTGTCCGTCCATAATGTGGTGGAAAACACGAATCATATCCTTCGGGACCTATTTACGGCCGAAGACCAGACGCAAAATTTGCCAGGCTCCGTCGTTTCCTGGCTGCCGCTGTACCACGATATGGGCCTAATGACGAATCTATTCATCCCGGTGCTGACCGGATGCCCATCTACGATAATGAGTCCGGCATCTTTCATCCGCAAGCCCGCCAGGTGGCTGCAATTAGTTGCCCAGAACGACACACCGTTCACGGCCGCGCCTAACTTTGCTTTTGATCTGGCGGCCGCCAGAATTTCCGACAAAGACATGGCAGGCCGCGACCTTGCGCATGTTTCCGCAATGGCGAACGGTGGCGAGCGGGTGCAGGCCGGCACGATAGAAAGGTTTCTGGACAAGTTCCGTCCGTATAATCTCAAACCCACTGCGGTCAGGCCGGCATACGGAATGGCCGAGGCGGTGGTGTATTTGGCGACCACCAAATATGGATCGTCGCCGACGTCAACCGTGTTCGATTCCAAAAGCCTGACGCGGGGATGTGCGGAACCAGGGACTGACAAATCATCACTGACGTCGACGTTGGTCCGCTACCACCGGTCCGGCAGCCAGCCGCTCATTCGGATTGTGGATCCAGAATCGCAGGCCGAGGTCGAGCCGGGGCGAATCGGCGAGATCTGGGCCCACGGCGCCAACCTCTCGACCGGATACCACGGAGCGGAAAGCCAACTCAATAAAGACAAATTTCATGCCGCTATTCGAGAACCCTCCGCGGCAACGCCCCGATCGCCATGGCTTAGGACCGGCGACTTGGGATTCGCGTTCGATGAAGAATTCTACATCGTTGGACGTATCAAGGATCTAGTAATTCAGGATGGTGTCAACCATTATCCAGAAGATATCGAGAACACGGTGAACAAGTTCACCGGCAGTCGGGTCGCATCATTTTCGGTTCCCGGCGAGCTCGGCGAAAACCTCATCATTGCGGCGGAGGTCAAGGTAGAAAAACTCGCGGATGAATCGATTCGCACGGATTTGTCGAGGATGAAAAAGCAGGTACTCGCTGCCCTGTCGAGACTACATGGCCTGCGGGTAACGGACTTTCTTCTGGTGCCGCACGGATCGCTGCCGAAGACCACGAGCGGGAAGATCAGTCGCGCAGCCTGTGCAATGCGCTACGAGTCGGCCGAGTTAGAACGCATCGAGACATTGCAATGA